ATTTTGATTGGTTACTGACATAAGAAAAAGTAGAGAAGAACACAAAATGTGAGTTTCCTGCGGATCTTTTAAACCTTCGCAAAGTTCGCAACTTTGCTTCTATTCAATCCCATTTGGGCCTGCTAATTCATATCTTACACTGCAGTGTCCCTGTTGCaactttttctaaatatcttatTTATAACCTTTCATGCAGGTGTCACTGCACTACTTCCCACCGTGATCATATTACCCCCTAAATTGTTTTTTATCCTCTTCATAAAGCTGATCAACAGCCAGACcagtaaataaagtttagacacacaaagaaagagaaCCAGTAAAAAGAACCCCTCATTACAAAGCACAGATCTCCTTTTCAGCTCAGTCTTGGTAACAACTCTGAAGCCATTTGTCTGAGGCAGCACATGTTGCCCCATCGATAAGAGCTTGAAGCCCCTGGTCACCAGCGTAGAGAACTGCAGCGTCAGCTTACCTGGTGTTGAGGTCTTGATGCTGATTCTGATGCTGTCTGTTGAGCTTgtcagtttgtcctctcactgtTGGACCGTCCCTTTTTAAAGACCTGAGGGCTGCTAATCCCCTCAAATGTTTAATCTGCTGTTGCTTTATGTGCCAATTCCAATCGCTCCTCTTCGGTTCCAGATTAGCCACAAATAGACAAGATCAAGGATGAGGAGATATAAATAGAAGGTGTATCTTAAGTTGGCAGCGTACTGTCTGTACACTGCCAAAGACATGACTACCAATTTagagacaaaacaaatatgctgaatttacatttaatgtctcttgtctgtctgtctgtctgtctgtgtcactaTGTTACCCACACATACCACTGCATCATCAACACTTTTGTAACGTATTTATAACATATATATCAGTGAAGGGGGCTGTTTTCTCATTACAAATAATTTCAGGTGTAAATCAAGTCAGGTCACTTTTACTCAACACTGAATATTTAGTATAAAGAAGAGAAGGTGTTGAGAAATAGAATCAAGGGATACAGGCACACTCATgactgttacacacacatacagacacacacacacatatatataaatctaatcTGACATCTCTATCTATTGAACCTGTCTATATTATACAAAAATCATTGTATCATCATTTTATGATTTCTACATTtgtttaactttattattattattattataaattaatgACCAACTacaacaaatgaataaaatcatTTTCTAATTTCTCAGGATTCTAGTCCCCTACATACTTCTTTGATTTTACTGAAGCCTCCTCCTCTACTACATTTAATAAAGTCCCCATCTAATGATGTGGAATATCTAGCTTTGAGTTCTATACATGCAGCATACAGGTTATTTACGGTCATGAAAAAGCTGACACATCGGTTTGAAATAGCCTACTTGGCTTGGATGACCTGTGACCTCATCCCTGTGTTCAGACATGAGAGAGGGTTAAAGGAACGTGAGAAACTCGAAGAGCGGATTAGAAACCTTTAAGAGACCGAAGAGCGGGATGTACTGTCGCCTCATCTGAAAACAAACGTGACCTGATGGCATCTGCATCGAGAACTGAAGCATGTGATGTATGAGAGAGGCTCCGTTTAGCTCATCGCTGACAAATAAAGATCACTTCACCCTTTAGCTCTTGATCCCTCATCAAATGGCAGCGActgagggggagagacagaaacaatctAAAACAATTTACTTCAACGATAATGTCACATGAAAGTTGGAATCAGAgggaaatagaaataaaagaaaatccacACCAGTAATTTATTAAATGGTgtgtattaaaatattaatcCATGATCTTTATATTTTGTGATACATTTTTGTAATTCAAACtcgttctctttctttttcctgagCTTTCATTTTTTCTATCAGATGATGAAGATATTAAGATGTGGATGAAACTCTGCAAAAGCTAATGTTAAAATTAAGGGTTTCAGGATCAGGAATGACCTTTCGTGTcccagtttgtgttttaaaactgtgaaatgtATTCTCATTGCAGATTAATATATCATCTTACAGCTATAATACATGAATATATTATTACTGTACAATAACATCATTCTACAAGAACATATTCCGAGAAGAATCAGGctctattttgtttttctcagagcTGCATCATTATGTAAGGTAAACGTCTTAGCATGTCATGATGCATAACAGTGGAATCCTGACCCCCCTACTTAATCTCATGGGGCAAAGTGGCCAATTAGAGGAGGGGcagtaagaaaaaaagaagaaatgtatGGATGAGCATGTGAGGGGGATTAGCAGGGGGGCATATAAGAAGAAGCAGCacaaacagcagaaacattCAAACTGATCAGAGACTTTGGACAGAAGCCATTAGCGTGACTGCGACAACAGGTAGGATCACACTCTGACCTTCACTGAGCTCTGGCCAACTTTCAAATCTACAATTACACTCGGAGCGTAAATGAGTCTGCAGGACTAGATGCAGTGAGAACCATTGAAGAGCTATTGCTGTGCTAGAGCtctaaaaatatttaaagaggAGGACGCCTGTATTTGCGTGAACTGCTCAAAGAGGTCTAAGACTATTTCTTTAGCCTTTTATCCTGCTTCTAAATTCATACTTTGTAGTAGCTTTACACATTGCATCTTTGTTTATTGTCTTGTTTAACTCTCATAGAActttgtaaatattgtttttaaaagtgttatTTGGGCAACATTTACCTAATTCATtacttacttttactttgaagcgCCATTGAGGTCACTTCCTTTATTATCTGCATTGAAATAATGTGGTTTAGAAATTCTGATAGAAAATTCTTACCTTTGATTTTGGTTATTTCAATTTCATCTAGTTTGCATTTTCAGCTTAATGTGTGAATACGATCAAACAATTACGGATTTGTTCATCATATTTACATCCATTTGTTAAAAAGTGTGTTTtgcagaaatgtgttgaaattcAATTTCAGTCTTTTTCCAATGGGAAAAGACACAGATGGTATTAAATCATTAACACAGGCAATGTCAGTGGAGGCATATGTGATAGCAATAAATAAACTCTTTATTACTAGGACTTGATCTCTGACATGTAGAttagaaaaaaatctaatttaattatCTTTAGAGTACAGATACAAAAAATCCCAAGGATGTATCATTTAAAGGGTAATTGATAAATCTGATTTCACATGTTACCTTATTAAGAGTAAACATCAGGATCACCACAGAAGATGCTGATCTTCTCTCTAAGGCACCACAGTCAGCAGAGGTCAAAAAGAGTTGGGATTGAAAATAAGTTGTACAGGACACTTACAGTTCATAATTCACAAGGTACAGCATGTGTGCGGACTTCAGTCTAACTGTGGAATTAGGTGAATTGAGTTAACCTGCAGGTCTCAAGAAGAACCAGTCTGTAACTTGGCCAGGAGTAATCTTTAAAGCCAAGGTGTAAAAATAGACAAAGCTGTTTGTGTAACTGCGTCTTAATGAGCTGCGCAACAGCTTTGGTCTAAAATGCGACCTCACCTGTGCGTGTTGTACCAGCtaagaggagcagagggggcttagaggagagagtgagggtCTTACACATGGAGATTAACAAGATTACTTGTTACTCTAATCTTTCTCTCAGAGCATAAAGAAATGGCAGACACAGACGTTGCAGCTCCCGCCGACAAGAAGGCCCCCCCCAAGTTCAAGCAGAGGACCGCTCGCACCTTCAAGAGCAAGGCCCCTAAGCCAGGCCAGAAGGGGTAAGTAAAGGATAGGAGTATTTCTTCAAACCAAAGGTCAGGTGAATCATTACTaggaaattaaaatgtgtcttggatttttttcttttcagattcGGAGACGACATCCCCGGCATGGAGGGTCTCGGCACAGACATCACCGTGGTGTGCCCATGGGAAGCCTTTGGCGACATGGAGCTCAGCGACCTGGCAAAATATGGAATCGTCTAGAATCCCTTCTGCGTCTACTTTACCTCCCTGCATATTCCTTCCCCCAGTTTTCCTCACttaccctcctcttcttcctcccctcctaAAGTACCTGATCTGATGTTTGTCATTGAGTTAGGCCCACTGATCTAAAAACATGGCAACATGTAATTATAAGATTATATGTTATAATTATTTACACACCAAGCGGTCTGTGCTTCAACCAAAGTCTCTAAACTTCTTTCCCTGATATTTTTGCACTTGGCTTGTGCAAGCCTGAGAGACAATGGACCAAATCTGTTGTAAGCAGGTATAATTGCACGGCTGATCCTCTCTCCTGCCTTTTCCGATCCACGACCCTCCTTAATGTACAGCTGTTTATGAAagatatatttagattttgatgagctatgaatgtaaatgtattcagCTGAATAGAACTGTCAATAAATAGTTTCCCCTAAGAAATGTCTTCTCTGCTTGTTCCCATATACATTAATGGTGGGCAATTATTGAAAGAATCACTATCTGCATTATTAAAGCTACAATTAACATGTATGCCACTTTGGTACAGACTGTATTAGCTCAACAACTACTGGATGTATTTCAGACATTACATTCTACTGACTCTGGAGATCTCTTGGGTTTTCCTCTAGTGCCACCATGAGGTTGAAAAGTGTGATTGAATCTTGATTTAAAACTTATGGATGGAAATTCTGGCTATTCTGGCACTGATCTCCTcacatttaatataattttcaacatatttcaaattattaatttataattaCGTTTCAGACCATAATACTAAAACTGCTGCCACTGCCACCAGCCTTGATGGTAGCTGCACTTCCTTATATTTAGTAGTATAAAATGTTAATCGATTTCCGCTTAtatgtggaagtgtgtgtgtgtaactttggGTTGGGGGGTTGAGGTCAAATGACAGTCAAATACTTTGGATATTTCCTGAATTATTTTTTACCGATGACTAATGGTTTAATAATCCCTGAATACGTCACACTTGCTAGATATGCAACTGGCTAAAATGAGACTGGGGCGAATAAGGGTTTTCCTACCAAATGAATTGAATCAAGGAGACAAACCACTTCTTTACATTTTAGGACCGACAATAGTTTTCATTCAGTGGCGCTATGATTATTTTGGGGTGGGCTGTACAGACGGGTATGATTATGGTGAAATTGCTGGAGTTACAGACCAAAACGCATTAAAAGGAGAATTAATGTTGAACTTGCATTTATCAGATGACCTGATAAATTTACCAGGGTGACACTAGGTCAGTAATGTTTCTCACGTCCACCGGCCAAGTGGCTTTGCAGGGTTAAAAAACAACTACTTTGACTTAACCTTTCAGTGAAGTAAAGTGCAGGAACTGTAGCAGGAGCATTGAAGCTGCGTCTCAGGTCAAAAAAAACCAAACACTTAACATGGAGACATCAAGAGTTACAGATCTAAAAAAAATTGAGGGTCTGGGAATTTTCCTGATGACGCCAAAAGTTTGACAGTCTCTTAGGTAAGAGATTGCCAAAAACAGGCGAAAGACGACAGGCATACAATAGATTGCTTACTCTCTTCATAGTTTAGCGTAAAGTCAAAAGTAGTTTTCAGCACTAACCTCTTTGCATGTGAGAATCTGAAAAAATATGCTCCCtattttgtgaaataaatacaacaccAAAAGAAGAGAACCTGGAAACTGGTTcacaacaatacatttttatataaaacattttatatagacattcaataacaaaaaaacataatggcAGTCAAGGTGGGGATATAGAcatgacagaggaagaggactgGTCATTGAAACCATAACAACTATGAAGAATGGCCACATAGTTTTACTATAATACAGTGGCAATGAAACCACAACAGGAAAATGATCTTTGTGCGGCAGCcattttgtttgtcagcaggactTCTTCACTGTACTGTTGTGTCGAACTAGCTTCGAACCGCTAGCTGCCTGTCACTCTCCACAGAGTTTATGGGTAAAGAACACAACTGGGCTCGGCTGCTCAGGTGTCAAATATGAAAGACAAGATTCATGCAAAactatttagttttttttttaaacttgacaAGACTCACTCATGCTGGTTTGTCCATGCCTACAGGGGCTCCAAAAGTCTGACTGTGTAACACTTCTCAAGCTTGGACCCAGAACGTGCTAGGGACTGTTGGGTAGCATCTTTGGCTaggttctttttttgtttttttcttagtCCAGAGCGCATTCTATATCAATggagatattttttaaaaagaaatgttaaCTGAAAAAAATCCAACAGCAGTACAATTGATAGAAAAAGCAACTTATTGACCTGCAGGTTTTTCCataagtgtaaaaaaaacattcaattttttttacaattttggAATATTTAAAAGGACCAGTGTGGGATTTGGATGTATtgacatttaaatttaatataacataataatcataaatatgttttcattcgTGTATAATCACCTCAAACTTTCATTCCTGATTTCACCTTAAAATGAGCAATTCATATGTACACAGATAGTGTCCTCTTTCACTAAACCCACCACATTGCACTGCCTTGTTTCTACAGAAGCCCAGAGTGGACAAACCAATTCCCGGCTCGAGAGAGGGCCTTTCACCTATATACTCTACCTGAAGGCCACCATAGGTTCTGCTCAAGGTTTTGAAACACAGGGGTGACAGGAGGGGTTGCAATGaccaacctcaccactagatttcactaaatcacacacactggctcTTTAACCTGCATATGGCCGAAGACAACACTTTCAAGCATTTTACTGGAaatcttaaaataaaatctggagCGACCACAATGGTCAAACTGACAGATTTTACCACTGAAATGTAAGGAGTTTGCATTacaaaaatgaatatttaaaaaactggggaaaaaaggaaagcagTTGGTTTTTACCAAAGTGCTACAGGCCTATTTCTTCCAAATGTCTCAGTCACCTGCAAAATACGGacatggaaagaaaaaataccAGCCTTTCCTgcatattttgaaatataattaaatgtCATGCTAGCAAAATCCTATAatcaaccaaaaacaaaacaaaaacaaattcaaacacCAGCCCAGATCGACTGAATATTTAActaagaggaggaaaaaaggtgTGGTAATGTTACAAGCATACCTGAAGTCTGTCACTACTCAGGTACACTCTCAGCTCGAGGCCTTGCAACTTACTGAAGAACaattaaagatataaaaaatgaaaatatgaaagaaagcaaataaagacAGCAATAGGTTTATCAAGGAttatgataacaataataaagattatatatttatacatacgGCAGAAAAATGTGCTTCCTACAAATCTttggaacaaaaacaaaagccaaAAAAACAGCCACATTTTGGAAACACAACAGTATAGAAATATGCACAATAGTAAggtgttttgcatttaaatattttctattcacTTGCCGGCAGAATCTCTCTCTTGCTCAGTACTTGTCGCTGGCAGCGTCGCGAACACAACTACCAACTAAAGTAGGTTTCAGGAAGACTCATTCAATGTTGGAATCTGCTCTAGAAAAGATGGAGCATGAAGggaaatatcaaaataataaatctcCACAAATGCTTAAACCCCAGGGTtttggatggaggatggatttATTCTAAAAGAAATACTAAAcgagcaaatgtgttttttttttcttcagtttagTGTTACACTTCCTGTAGTGTTGAGTTGTTGCTGCAAACAGAGCGTAGTGAAATCCTGTGATTGAGGGATGAAGTGAGACTATAGTTGTGTCATTTTGACAAAAGGTGGTATATTACTTTAATAGAGGTTCATTTTCTGATTTCACTCTAATCTACATGTCCCATAACAGCAGTGGCTGCTGTGTGTCTGagtcaaacaaaaataatgcTTTCGTAagaataataattacaataataataataataatttggtaacttttcttttctaaacTAATTGCATAtcataatatttttttttaagtttaaaggtTCACCGTTTTCCACATACTAAGAAAACTTGAGGTAAGGAAGAGTTTTGATAACCTTCCCTCCTTCTGCTTTCGGACGTGATCTCTGTAGCATTATAAATATTCGCATCATCTCTGCATGCCGCCATCTTTCAACTCTCCCTCCTACCAGAACACAACAAGGAGGGAAATTCTCTCTCGTTACTTTCCGCCCACGTTAAAGAGAACTCATCAGTGGGTGTTTTATTGTTATAGTGACTCATCATTTTGCTTAGAAATCTGTGTTTGGATGCTCGGTcgctgctcctccctcctccctacTGCCGTAACATTTTGTGGACACCTCGCTCTCGTGCTTCCCTCTCCTTAAATGCCGAGGGTGTGCAGGCCTCAGTGCTCGGCCTGTTCGCCTTACATGGTCGACAGCTGTTTAAATGTCAGTTATCCACATACAGCCTTTGGAAGAACGCCTGGGCTCCATCTCGAGTCTTGTGCTGCTGAGTGCGGAGGGAATAAGAAGGGGACTATAATACAGCCGTGCAATAGGGAAGGTGGCCAagtcttttttttcatctttttttttttttttttttatgtaaaggCCATCCATCAGTCTTTCATACAGCATTCCTCTATTTCTGTAGTAGCATATATAAGAAAACGTGGGACCGCTCTGGGTTGGGATCTGAAATTTCTTTGCTGTGGTTGGTTCCACGCTTTAAAACTGGATGCAGTCCTCCTCCACGACAACAGAGGGAGCTCTTTTAGAGTAATTCAATGGAAGAAAGGAGCTCCTGGGAAATGTAGTGTCCTTAGTAAGGGGCAAATCTACTGTAGCCTCCCCTGTACAGTGTGgcctgagaaaaaaagaaaagaaaaaacagttgGTGAATAAAATCATTgacttacatttaaaatgacatCATTAATTAAGCATCTTGGTCACATTAATCCTTTAAGGGCCCGAGGACAAAAATCACCCAAAGCTTCATCATATTATATGTGCTAAGTGTGCCGTTTTCTTTTCAGTGCCAAAATCCTACATAGCCTTAGATTTGCTAGccgacatgtttttttaaattttagttTGTTACATAAGGCTTCTCTTCATAAGCCACCTTTAGGCCCCAGTCATGGGTTTAATATTCTGTTTTAGTTACCATTAAATTTCATTCAAGTCAAAAGAACAAATCTTCTCTAAGTTCTGTTGAGTGTTGTCCCAGAGCTGGTGCATGTTTGGCTTAGTGTAAAATCCAGCCTTGGTCATAGTGGTATAAACACAAAAAGCATTAAATGCATAGTAATTTGTGGCtcaaatgtttacaacaaatGTCTTACTTTGGAGCctctttttttaagtttgaataAATTTAAATCTCCGCTTTGCATTTTGTGGCTTGGAGCTACAGACATGGAAGGGACGAACTGAGAGGCGGACCGGAGCAATCTCAGTTCtaaaaaaatatagaataatgTGAGCCTTATCCTTTAAATAGTAGAATATAAATAGACTTACCATGGCTCCAACACCATAGGCAGCTGGGTTGAGAGCAGCATGATAGGGGTCTGCCGTGTACACTCGTCCATagctgagagaaaacacagatacaTCAAGAATTGTGCATCATATCGAATCTAAACCCATAAAAACTCATCTGTGTTCCCCAAATTAGAAATAGCCCTCATggtataaataaatcaacatgtGACCATGGTTAACAAGTTTATTTTAATCtgagcttttttaaattttttttaaataagcaaTACATTTCTGTACAAAGCACAAAATAACTTGTCTTCTAGAATCTTAGGAAGGATGAAGGCCATGTTTAAAGTTCACTTCCTGGCTGGTGCTTTGTTTAGGCACCACATCTGTCTCAAGACCTAGTTCTGCAGGTGGTGTCCTGTCAGCTCAGGCTCTGAGATGTACTGAACATCCCACTTACCTGTCGCTgtaagctgctgctgcagctgctgcggccGCCGCCGCAGGTGTTGCTACCGCAGTTGGCTGGGCGTAACGATACGCTGCATAGCCACCCTGTGAGGAggcgatgaggaggaggacagacggGGGGAAGAGGGCATTGTGTAcagtagaggagagagagagagagatacaaatgaaaagagagaggtgGGAAGGGACAGAAAGAGGAGTAAATGCTTGTTAACAGAATCCTGTATTTCTTCTGCAGACTAACAGACTAGCAGTGAATCTAAAGGGTTACGTTGTGAGAAAAAATGCTGAGAAGAGAGCGGAGGATTAACAAGCAGTCAGCAAAACTGGCTAATCTGGTGCAGTCAAGCATTCACAAGGACGTAGCTCaggctctgtgtgtctctccctccatGACAAACCCGGGGAAGAAAATCTTTAGAATATCTTCGTgtattttgtggttttaaatcctTATTTAAGTTAATATTTATCCCACAGAGCGATAgacatggagggagagagatttcATACCCATAACTGCGCCCCGCCCCACTTCTCCTACCAAAAACCCAGAGTTAAAGAAAGGGGAGGGGGCGGCAGGATGATCGTATCATTATTTATGCTTGGATGAGCAGCTGATGAACAGACACAACAAAATAACTACAGGTGTAAGAAGACAGGTCAGCCAGtcagattaaaaaaaggaaacgcacacacacaccatcagatACGCTCACGTGGCCAGTGACCAATCACTGATAGACACAGCATGCTATCCCAAACTCAGAACGAACAGTGTATTAGGGCAAAACATATTACCTATTCATTAAAAAagaattaaaatgcaaaaacacaaacacacaccgccACATTCTACCCTAAAGAATCAGTCGCGCGACCATGTCCCCACATTCAGGACCACACAGTTGCTGCTATGGGAAGAAGGCTGGACTGGGGGGAGGtgagggaggtgggggagaggaggaaggtaaaGTGATGATAAAGGAGGAGATTTTACAGGACGTGATATAGATTGTAGGACGGAAGAGGGAGAAATTGGAGAAG
The sequence above is a segment of the Limanda limanda chromosome 2, fLimLim1.1, whole genome shotgun sequence genome. Coding sequences within it:
- the LOC133028144 gene encoding retinal cone rhodopsin-sensitive cGMP 3',5'-cyclic phosphodiesterase subunit gamma-like translates to MADTDVAAPADKKAPPKFKQRTARTFKSKAPKPGQKGFGDDIPGMEGLGTDITVVCPWEAFGDMELSDLAKYGIV